In a genomic window of Curtobacterium flaccumfaciens pv. betae:
- a CDS encoding DNA polymerase Y family protein, which produces MIASGRVRTDAITRGAALPEPPPTRTIVLWCPDWPVIAAARAGGTPPEQPLALTAKGLVFASSASAREQGVVRGLRVREAQARCPELLVQPYDDALDHRAFEPVIRAVEAAVPGVEVLRPGTLALRARGPARYYGGERAAAATLAGIAADHGAPAVRAGVADTPFAADQAARARPVRPGERVRLVPVGGSADFLAHLPLGVLGDPDLTTVLDRLGITTLGDFAALGDEQVRDRFGVAGAFLHRLAGGRDPREIAAREIPPELRVEASFEPPLDRADQIAFAFRRSADDFAERLRAAGLVATTIRVGIVDERDILLERTWAHPRWFDAADVVDRVRWQLAGGVDPSGLEAPVTSVVLEPVAVDDMANHERGLWGSGPDERVHHGLARIQGMVGHDGVVSPRIGGGRTLSERVVLVPWGDAPAGGERALATVRDRPWPGKLPGPPPATVLERPRPVDVVAVGGASVDVDERGVLSGAPERFRAEGDRGGGFSAVTAWAGPWPLVVRWWESGGRRLHRLQLVDAEGRAWYLVLADHRWWAEAIAT; this is translated from the coding sequence GTGATCGCCTCCGGGCGCGTCCGGACCGACGCGATCACGCGTGGGGCGGCACTGCCCGAACCACCCCCGACCCGGACGATCGTGCTCTGGTGCCCGGACTGGCCGGTCATCGCGGCGGCTCGGGCCGGTGGCACCCCGCCGGAGCAGCCCCTCGCCCTGACCGCCAAGGGGCTCGTGTTCGCGAGCTCCGCGTCTGCGCGTGAGCAGGGTGTCGTGCGGGGGCTCCGCGTGCGTGAGGCCCAGGCACGGTGCCCCGAGCTCCTCGTGCAGCCCTACGACGACGCCCTCGACCACCGCGCCTTCGAGCCCGTCATCCGTGCGGTCGAGGCGGCGGTCCCCGGGGTCGAGGTGCTGCGGCCGGGCACCCTCGCGCTCCGCGCCCGCGGCCCGGCCCGGTACTACGGCGGTGAGCGCGCGGCGGCGGCGACCCTTGCCGGCATCGCGGCCGACCACGGCGCCCCCGCGGTGCGGGCCGGGGTGGCCGACACCCCGTTCGCGGCGGACCAGGCCGCCCGGGCCCGTCCGGTGCGCCCCGGTGAACGGGTGCGGCTCGTGCCCGTCGGGGGATCGGCGGACTTCCTCGCGCACCTGCCGCTCGGTGTGCTCGGCGACCCCGACCTCACGACGGTGCTCGACCGGCTCGGCATCACCACGCTCGGCGACTTCGCGGCACTCGGCGACGAACAGGTGCGGGACCGCTTCGGCGTGGCCGGGGCGTTCCTGCACCGGTTGGCCGGGGGCCGCGACCCCCGCGAGATCGCGGCGCGGGAGATCCCGCCGGAACTCCGGGTCGAGGCGTCGTTCGAACCCCCGCTGGACCGCGCCGACCAGATCGCGTTCGCGTTCCGGCGTTCCGCCGACGACTTCGCCGAGCGACTCCGGGCCGCGGGACTCGTGGCGACGACCATCCGTGTGGGGATCGTCGACGAGCGCGACATCCTGCTCGAACGGACCTGGGCGCACCCGCGCTGGTTCGACGCCGCCGACGTGGTCGACCGGGTGCGGTGGCAGCTCGCCGGCGGGGTGGACCCCAGCGGGCTCGAGGCGCCGGTCACCTCGGTCGTGCTCGAGCCGGTCGCCGTCGACGACATGGCGAACCACGAGCGCGGGCTGTGGGGCTCCGGCCCGGACGAGCGCGTGCACCACGGCCTCGCCCGGATCCAGGGCATGGTCGGCCACGACGGTGTGGTGAGCCCGCGCATCGGCGGGGGCCGCACCCTGTCCGAGCGCGTGGTGCTCGTGCCGTGGGGCGACGCACCCGCCGGCGGTGAGCGAGCCCTGGCGACCGTCCGCGACCGTCCGTGGCCCGGCAAGCTGCCCGGCCCGCCCCCTGCCACCGTGCTCGAGCGCCCCCGACCGGTCGACGTCGTCGCCGTCGGTGGTGCGAGCGTCGACGTCGACGAGCGCGGCGTGCTGTCCGGCGCACCCGAACGGTTCCGTGCCGAGGGCGACCGGGGCGGCGGCTTCTCGGCCGTGACGGCCTGGGCGGGCCCGTGGCCGCTCGTCGTCCGGTGGTGGGAGTCCGGCGGTCGACGCCTGCACCGGCTGCAGCTCGTCGACGCCGAGGGGCGTGCCTGGTACCTGGTGCTGGCGGACCACCGCTGGTGGGCCGAGGCGATCGCGACGTGA
- a CDS encoding error-prone DNA polymerase: MGYSNPPIPWSQFERALSDKRSPGTAHDGDGGDSPAWSRKREPYVPSPLDTDGGPVVPYAELHAHSAFSFLDGASQPEHLFEEAARLRLHALALTDHDGFYGAARMAEVAESYPQVGTVFGTELSLGLTEPQNGVPDPEGSHLLLLADGQDGYHRLAGAVTSAHLAAGSEKGSPQYDLDDLAARADGHWRVLTGCRKGSVRQALEQGGESAAETALRVLLDRFGSRNVVVELLDHGDPLDSARNDALAALAAKHALPLVATGNVHYATPDRFPVATALAAVRARRSLDEIDGWLPAADTAHLRSGAEMARRFGRYPGAIERTVELADELGFRLKTVQPGLPDLDVPDGHTAMSWLRELTWTGARRFYPGSADGVDPRKRERIERELSVIEEKNFPGYFLIVRDMVQYARGRGILCQGRGSAANSAVCYLLEITAVDSIRYGLPFERFLSAMRDEEPDIDVDFDSDRREEVIQYVYAKYGRHNAAQVANVITYRPKGAVRDMAKALGHSPGQQDAWSKQVERGGSVTESQDHDIPPAVVGLASDVLGFPRHLGIHSGGMVLTDRPVGEVVPIEHARMDGRTVLQWDKDDCAYMGLVKFDMLGLGMLAALQYSFDLAAEHCGERWEMHSIPKEEQGVYDQLCRADTIGVFQVESRAQMGTLPRLLPRRFYDLVIEVALVRPGPIQGGAVHPYIRRRTGEEPITYMHPALEPVLERTLGVPLFQEQLMQMAIAVGNCSGDDADLLRRAMGSKRGHEKIDLLRDKLYTGMADNGIHGADADAIYAKIQAFANFGFAESHSISFALIVYASAWMRLHYPGAFLAALLRAQPMGFYSPQTLVADARRHGVRVLRPDILRSGVDATLEPLPDGDAPAGDDACLATEQPPVLPFDKALPDDTASHRRDGAFAVRLGLAEVASLSRKSAEKIVAERDANGPFRDMSDLARRVGLTTPQLEALAAADAFAPFDIDRRGAMWSAAQAAAERPDQLPDTQVFVQPPLFGQMTSGDVLIADMWSTGMTTDDHPVRHVRDRLAARRVLSVQDTATAETGRRVEVGGIVTHRQRPATASGITFLNVEDETGLVNVICSVGVWGRFRRVARESPAVIVRGILERSPDGVVNLVADRIEHLSLSVRTRSRDFQ, from the coding sequence ATGGGCTACAGCAACCCACCCATCCCGTGGTCGCAGTTCGAGCGCGCGCTGTCCGACAAGCGGAGCCCGGGCACGGCGCACGACGGCGACGGCGGCGACAGCCCCGCGTGGTCGCGGAAGCGCGAGCCGTACGTCCCGTCACCGCTCGACACCGACGGCGGGCCCGTGGTGCCGTACGCCGAACTGCACGCGCACTCGGCCTTCAGCTTCCTCGACGGCGCCAGTCAGCCCGAGCACCTGTTCGAAGAAGCTGCTCGGCTCCGACTGCACGCCCTCGCGCTCACCGACCACGACGGCTTCTACGGGGCCGCCCGGATGGCCGAGGTCGCCGAGTCGTACCCGCAGGTCGGCACCGTGTTCGGCACCGAGCTGTCCCTGGGGCTGACCGAACCGCAGAACGGTGTGCCCGACCCCGAGGGCTCGCACCTGCTCCTGCTCGCCGACGGTCAGGACGGCTACCACCGGCTCGCCGGCGCGGTGACGAGCGCACACCTGGCAGCCGGGTCCGAGAAGGGCAGCCCGCAGTACGACCTCGACGACCTCGCCGCGCGGGCGGACGGGCACTGGCGGGTCCTCACCGGGTGCCGGAAGGGCTCCGTGCGGCAGGCCCTCGAGCAGGGTGGCGAGTCCGCCGCCGAGACCGCGCTCCGGGTGCTGCTCGACCGGTTCGGCAGCCGCAACGTCGTCGTGGAGCTGCTCGACCACGGCGACCCGCTCGACAGCGCCCGCAACGACGCCCTGGCCGCCCTCGCCGCGAAGCACGCGCTGCCCCTGGTCGCCACCGGCAACGTGCACTACGCCACCCCCGACCGGTTCCCGGTGGCGACCGCACTCGCGGCGGTGCGTGCCCGTCGCAGCCTCGACGAGATCGACGGCTGGCTGCCGGCCGCCGACACCGCCCACCTGCGCTCCGGCGCCGAGATGGCCAGACGGTTCGGGCGCTACCCCGGCGCGATCGAGCGGACCGTGGAACTCGCCGACGAGCTCGGGTTCCGGCTGAAGACCGTGCAGCCCGGGTTGCCCGACCTCGACGTCCCGGACGGACACACCGCGATGTCGTGGCTCCGCGAGCTCACGTGGACGGGTGCCCGGCGGTTCTACCCCGGCAGCGCCGACGGCGTCGACCCCCGCAAGCGGGAGCGCATCGAGCGTGAGCTGTCCGTGATCGAGGAGAAGAACTTCCCGGGGTACTTCCTGATCGTGCGGGACATGGTGCAGTACGCCCGTGGTCGCGGCATCCTCTGCCAGGGGCGTGGCTCGGCGGCGAACTCGGCGGTCTGCTACCTGCTCGAGATCACCGCGGTGGACTCGATCCGGTACGGATTGCCGTTCGAGCGGTTCCTGTCGGCGATGCGCGACGAGGAACCCGACATCGACGTCGACTTCGACTCGGACCGCCGCGAAGAGGTGATCCAGTACGTGTACGCCAAGTACGGCCGGCACAACGCCGCCCAGGTCGCGAACGTCATCACCTACCGGCCCAAGGGTGCGGTGCGTGACATGGCGAAGGCGCTCGGCCACAGCCCCGGGCAGCAGGACGCCTGGTCGAAGCAGGTCGAGCGGGGGGGCTCGGTGACCGAGAGCCAGGACCACGACATCCCGCCGGCGGTCGTCGGGCTCGCGAGCGACGTCCTCGGGTTCCCGCGGCACCTCGGCATCCACTCCGGCGGCATGGTGCTGACCGACCGCCCGGTGGGCGAGGTCGTGCCGATCGAGCACGCCCGGATGGACGGCCGCACCGTGCTGCAGTGGGACAAGGACGACTGCGCCTACATGGGGCTCGTGAAGTTCGACATGCTCGGGCTCGGCATGCTCGCGGCCCTGCAGTACTCGTTCGACCTGGCGGCAGAGCACTGCGGGGAGCGCTGGGAGATGCACTCCATCCCGAAGGAAGAACAGGGGGTCTACGACCAGCTGTGCCGCGCGGACACGATCGGGGTGTTCCAGGTGGAGTCCCGCGCGCAGATGGGCACCCTGCCCCGACTGCTCCCGCGGCGGTTCTACGACCTGGTGATCGAGGTCGCACTCGTCCGACCCGGGCCGATCCAGGGCGGCGCGGTGCACCCGTACATCCGCCGACGCACGGGCGAGGAACCGATCACGTACATGCACCCGGCGCTCGAACCCGTGCTCGAACGCACCCTCGGGGTCCCGCTGTTCCAGGAACAGCTCATGCAGATGGCGATCGCGGTCGGCAACTGCTCCGGTGACGACGCCGACCTGCTGCGACGAGCGATGGGGTCGAAGCGCGGGCACGAGAAGATCGACCTGCTGCGCGACAAGCTCTACACGGGGATGGCGGACAACGGCATCCACGGTGCGGACGCCGACGCCATCTACGCGAAGATCCAGGCCTTCGCGAACTTCGGCTTCGCGGAGAGCCACTCGATCAGCTTCGCCCTCATCGTCTACGCGAGCGCGTGGATGCGACTGCACTACCCGGGGGCGTTCCTGGCGGCCCTGCTCCGGGCGCAGCCGATGGGGTTCTACTCACCGCAGACCCTGGTCGCCGACGCCCGACGGCACGGCGTCCGCGTGCTGCGACCGGACATCCTGCGGTCCGGGGTCGACGCCACGCTCGAACCGCTGCCGGACGGGGATGCCCCTGCCGGTGACGACGCGTGCCTGGCCACCGAGCAGCCCCCGGTGCTGCCCTTCGACAAGGCGCTCCCCGACGACACCGCGAGCCACCGACGCGACGGTGCCTTCGCCGTGCGGCTCGGGCTCGCCGAGGTCGCGTCCCTCAGCCGGAAGAGCGCCGAGAAGATCGTCGCGGAGCGGGACGCGAACGGCCCCTTCCGCGACATGTCGGACCTGGCCCGACGGGTCGGGCTCACCACGCCGCAGCTCGAGGCACTCGCCGCTGCCGATGCCTTCGCCCCCTTCGACATCGACCGCCGCGGTGCGATGTGGTCGGCTGCCCAGGCGGCCGCCGAGCGCCCGGACCAGTTGCCGGACACGCAGGTGTTCGTGCAGCCGCCGCTGTTCGGGCAGATGACGAGCGGGGACGTGCTCATCGCCGACATGTGGTCGACGGGCATGACGACCGACGACCACCCCGTCCGGCACGTGCGCGACCGCCTCGCCGCCCGCCGGGTGCTCAGCGTGCAGGACACCGCGACCGCCGAGACCGGACGACGGGTCGAGGTCGGCGGGATCGTGACGCACCGGCAGCGTCCGGCGACGGCCTCCGGCATCACGTTCCTGAACGTCGAGGACGAGACCGGGCTGGTCAACGTCATCTGCAGTGTCGGGGTCTGGGGGCGCTTCCGCCGGGTGGCGCGGGAGTCCCCGGCGGTGATCGTCCGGGGCATCCTCGAGCGCTCACCCGACGGGGTCGTCAACCTGGTGGCGGACCGCATCGAGCACCTGTCGCTGTCCGTCCGCACCCGCTCGCGGGACTTCCAGTGA
- a CDS encoding sensor histidine kinase: MNGADDAPRSDRRRGGPIRPLRLLSLRARITIGSTAIAAIVILLLVLVMRFQVVSVVASATRTLLDADADPYVATLEVDSDPDLSPPGNAQLVAVVSPSGEIVLSTMPDRVEQALGSLRSTPAGTSIITVSGSEYRVVVEHPVNEAGRWTVVAARNSQAEAIVVDDLTTTLSLTGLAILLAFGVASWVLATTALRPVNRMRREAERLSVAPERAELPVGPAQDELASLATTLNAFLARTRQATERERQMVSDASHELRTPLAILTTQLDLASLDGNDAAALAAHIERAKHSVARLSRLANDLLALSRIEESERREQDGDRRPETAWSDLGDEVMAAVDRVRLIASAKDVTVDFDLEPPVAVGGSGPGIGGGTVEPRYRIDTGGMAQLVTNIAGNAVAALPRGGGIFVSWRSTGGEGVLQITDDGPGVPESFIPVAFDRFTRPDEARTSRPNPDPSTGVGALPGGSGLGLAIVRAVAERAGGTASLRNVPAGGLEVTIRLPEVR; encoded by the coding sequence GTGAACGGGGCCGACGACGCCCCACGGTCGGACCGCCGACGCGGCGGTCCGATCCGGCCGCTGCGTCTGCTGTCGCTGCGTGCCCGGATCACGATCGGCTCGACGGCGATCGCCGCGATCGTCATCCTGCTGCTCGTCCTCGTGATGCGGTTCCAGGTGGTGAGCGTCGTCGCGAGTGCGACGCGCACGCTGCTCGACGCCGACGCCGACCCCTACGTCGCCACGCTCGAGGTCGACAGCGACCCCGACCTGTCGCCGCCGGGCAACGCGCAGCTCGTCGCCGTCGTGTCCCCGTCCGGCGAGATCGTGCTGTCGACGATGCCCGACCGTGTCGAGCAGGCGCTCGGCAGTCTGCGGTCCACCCCTGCCGGTACCTCGATCATCACCGTCTCCGGCTCGGAGTACCGCGTCGTGGTGGAGCACCCCGTCAACGAGGCCGGCCGCTGGACCGTCGTGGCCGCCCGCAACTCGCAGGCCGAGGCCATCGTCGTCGACGACCTCACGACGACCCTGTCGTTGACCGGCCTGGCGATCCTGCTCGCCTTCGGCGTGGCGTCCTGGGTGCTCGCGACCACCGCGCTGCGCCCGGTGAACCGGATGCGCCGCGAGGCCGAACGGCTCTCCGTCGCCCCGGAGCGTGCCGAACTGCCGGTGGGCCCCGCACAGGACGAGCTGGCGTCCCTGGCGACCACGCTCAACGCCTTCCTCGCCCGGACTCGGCAGGCGACCGAGCGCGAACGCCAGATGGTGTCGGACGCCAGCCACGAGCTCCGGACACCCCTGGCGATCCTGACGACCCAGCTCGACCTCGCCTCGCTCGACGGGAACGACGCCGCCGCCCTCGCCGCCCACATCGAACGCGCCAAGCACAGCGTCGCGCGGTTGTCGCGGCTGGCGAACGACCTGCTCGCGCTGTCGCGGATCGAGGAGTCCGAGCGGCGTGAACAAGACGGCGACCGGCGACCCGAGACCGCGTGGTCGGACCTCGGCGACGAGGTGATGGCCGCGGTCGACCGTGTCCGGCTCATCGCCTCGGCGAAGGACGTCACCGTCGACTTCGACCTCGAGCCGCCCGTCGCCGTCGGCGGTTCCGGCCCGGGCATCGGCGGCGGCACCGTCGAACCGCGGTACCGGATCGACACCGGCGGGATGGCGCAGCTCGTCACGAACATCGCGGGCAACGCCGTGGCCGCACTCCCCCGTGGCGGCGGCATCTTCGTGTCCTGGCGGAGCACCGGCGGCGAAGGCGTCCTGCAGATCACCGACGACGGCCCCGGCGTGCCCGAGTCCTTCATCCCCGTGGCGTTCGACCGCTTCACGCGTCCGGACGAGGCCCGGACGTCCCGCCCGAACCCGGACCCGTCGACCGGTGTCGGCGCCCTGCCCGGCGGCTCCGGGCTGGGACTCGCGATCGTGCGTGCGGTGGCGGAACGGGCGGGAGGCACGGCGTCCCTCCGCAACGTGCCCGCCGGTGGACTCGAGGTCACGATCCGCCTGCCCGAGGTGCGCTGA
- a CDS encoding response regulator transcription factor, with protein sequence MRLLVVEDDDEMRALMERGLAAEGYRVTAVENGVEALIALGEQAFDLAVVDVMMPGMSGFELARRIREREDPVRILLVTARDAVDDRVFGLDAGADDYLTKPFAFAELTARLRALGRRESAGAPRTIEVGDVSIDSEARRISIKGQRVAVSPTEFALLRLLARSAGSVVDRPKILEEVWDGSQHVDPNVVEQYISYLRKKLTAHEATVAIATVRGRGYRLDLLGA encoded by the coding sequence ATGCGGCTGTTGGTGGTCGAGGACGACGACGAGATGCGTGCCCTGATGGAACGCGGACTCGCGGCCGAGGGGTACCGGGTCACGGCCGTAGAGAACGGTGTCGAGGCGCTCATCGCCCTCGGCGAGCAGGCGTTCGACCTTGCGGTCGTGGACGTGATGATGCCCGGCATGTCCGGCTTCGAGCTCGCGCGGCGGATCCGTGAGCGCGAGGACCCTGTGCGGATCCTGCTCGTGACCGCGCGCGACGCCGTCGACGACCGCGTGTTCGGGCTCGACGCCGGCGCGGACGACTACCTCACCAAGCCCTTCGCCTTCGCCGAGCTCACCGCCCGGCTGCGTGCGCTCGGCCGTCGCGAGTCCGCCGGGGCTCCCCGCACGATCGAGGTCGGGGACGTGTCGATCGACTCCGAGGCCCGCCGCATCTCGATCAAGGGGCAGCGCGTCGCCGTGAGCCCCACCGAGTTCGCCCTGCTCCGACTGCTCGCCCGCTCCGCCGGCAGCGTCGTCGACCGCCCGAAGATCCTCGAAGAGGTCTGGGACGGTTCGCAGCACGTCGACCCGAACGTGGTCGAGCAGTACATCTCGTACCTCCGCAAGAAGCTCACCGCGCACGAGGCCACCGTCGCCATCGCCACGGTCCGCGGTCGCGGGTACCGCCTGGATCTGCTCGGGGCGTGA
- a CDS encoding FUSC family protein, which translates to MNPVARLRSSSRTPFLQVVKTAVAVVAAVLLCRLVIQGPFPTFAAIAALLVVQPSINQSFVKGLERSAGVVIGVVLATGFHLLLGDGVFVVLLVIVLAILIAWALRLTPTSATQVGISGMLVLTAGVVTPNYSADRILETVIGAIVALVVNALIVPPVLLEPAHLAVARLARDTAVAFERIAIGLTEGWDRERWDEALVAARALRQQHAKAEASLGSARESLTMNPRGGRHRTILDRDVVTTDHLRVLVTRVTGMTRAIRDNTAPDLRDDPVVHGIATEVARIGADVRALSARVESTRLDPVDGVGRTDAAAFGPDVEPWAEASEPALTAPLEVVRPNSRHWVLIGALLEDIRRVRGELLGEDD; encoded by the coding sequence GTGAACCCGGTCGCGCGCCTCCGCAGCTCCAGTCGCACGCCGTTCCTGCAGGTCGTGAAGACCGCCGTCGCGGTGGTCGCCGCCGTGCTCCTCTGCCGCCTGGTCATCCAGGGGCCGTTCCCCACCTTCGCGGCGATCGCTGCCCTGCTCGTGGTGCAGCCGAGCATCAACCAGTCGTTCGTGAAGGGGCTCGAGCGGAGCGCGGGCGTCGTGATCGGCGTCGTGCTGGCCACCGGGTTCCACCTGCTGCTCGGCGACGGCGTGTTCGTCGTGCTGCTCGTCATCGTGCTCGCGATCCTCATCGCCTGGGCGCTCCGGCTCACCCCGACGTCGGCCACCCAGGTGGGGATCAGCGGCATGCTCGTGCTCACCGCCGGGGTCGTGACGCCGAACTACTCCGCCGACCGGATCCTCGAGACCGTGATCGGTGCGATCGTCGCCCTGGTCGTGAACGCGCTCATCGTGCCGCCCGTGCTGCTCGAACCGGCACACCTCGCCGTCGCGCGGCTCGCCCGTGACACCGCGGTGGCGTTCGAGCGGATCGCGATCGGCCTGACCGAAGGGTGGGACCGCGAGCGCTGGGACGAGGCGCTCGTCGCCGCCCGGGCACTGCGGCAGCAGCACGCCAAGGCCGAGGCGTCCCTGGGGTCGGCCCGCGAGTCCCTGACGATGAACCCGCGCGGCGGCCGGCACCGGACGATCCTCGACCGCGACGTGGTGACCACCGACCACCTGCGCGTCCTGGTGACCCGGGTCACCGGGATGACCCGGGCGATCCGCGACAACACCGCCCCGGACCTGCGCGACGACCCGGTGGTGCACGGCATCGCGACCGAGGTGGCACGGATCGGTGCGGACGTCCGCGCGCTCAGTGCGCGGGTCGAATCGACACGACTCGACCCGGTGGACGGGGTCGGCCGGACGGACGCCGCCGCCTTCGGACCGGACGTCGAGCCGTGGGCGGAGGCCTCGGAGCCGGCGCTCACCGCGCCGCTCGAGGTGGTGCGGCCGAACTCCCGGCACTGGGTGCTCATCGGGGCACTGCTCGAGGACATCCGACGGGTGCGGGGCGAGCTGCTCGGCGAGGACGACTAG
- a CDS encoding phosphotransferase enzyme family protein, translating to MWPNHERVIPQAFAGSGTSVVAARAHSVEPSGNGYLYGYEVDTVDRNGQRATVLTYVDTGGTHDQNSAIVTDPATGDPVSVWAYPNDPGLPVLPQVTYRDAVAELLTTLGMPVTDPVLTVAAYRPGKRAVVRVDAPERTLFLKIVRPHRVAPIVQSHEQFVAAGLPVPRVLSSRGDGLLVLERIRGVPAGSRILDIADDPRFVASLAALSGRVATVPMTQQARADAMDHADWHRRTLIAALPRDAEEIDRLYDAIGRRSIGWSSSTKQVVHGDLHLEQVFVDEDEPWRISGLLDIDTAGWGFPVRDVGAVVAHLVVTGLWHRSRGDAERGAAAERLADAIARDWVARNPREADRIGPAIGAQLLAHAGGQATTGSANGIQTAQQLLAATQAALADAARSLPTGGSTRPRSAPQV from the coding sequence GTGTGGCCCAACCATGAGCGCGTCATCCCGCAGGCCTTCGCCGGCTCCGGGACCTCCGTGGTGGCCGCGCGGGCGCACTCCGTCGAGCCCTCGGGCAACGGCTACCTGTACGGCTACGAGGTCGACACGGTGGACCGCAACGGCCAGCGCGCCACGGTCCTGACCTACGTCGACACCGGCGGCACCCACGACCAGAACAGCGCGATCGTCACCGATCCGGCGACGGGCGACCCGGTGTCGGTGTGGGCGTACCCGAACGACCCCGGTCTGCCGGTGCTGCCGCAGGTCACCTACCGCGACGCCGTCGCCGAGCTCCTGACCACGCTCGGCATGCCCGTCACCGACCCGGTGCTCACCGTGGCGGCGTACCGGCCCGGCAAGCGCGCGGTCGTGCGCGTCGACGCCCCCGAGCGCACCCTGTTCCTGAAGATCGTCCGTCCGCACCGGGTCGCACCGATCGTGCAGTCGCACGAGCAGTTCGTCGCGGCCGGTCTGCCCGTGCCGCGTGTGCTGTCCAGCCGTGGCGACGGCCTGCTCGTGCTCGAGCGCATCCGTGGCGTGCCCGCCGGCAGCCGCATCCTCGACATCGCCGACGACCCCCGCTTCGTGGCGTCGCTCGCCGCGCTGAGCGGCCGGGTCGCCACCGTCCCGATGACCCAGCAGGCGCGCGCCGACGCGATGGACCACGCCGACTGGCACCGTCGCACGCTCATCGCCGCGCTGCCGCGCGACGCCGAGGAGATCGACCGCCTGTACGACGCCATCGGCCGCCGCTCCATCGGCTGGTCGAGCTCGACCAAGCAGGTCGTGCACGGCGACCTGCACCTGGAGCAGGTGTTCGTCGACGAGGACGAGCCGTGGCGCATCTCCGGCCTGCTCGACATCGACACCGCGGGCTGGGGCTTCCCGGTCCGTGACGTCGGCGCCGTCGTCGCCCACCTCGTGGTCACCGGGCTCTGGCACCGGTCCCGCGGGGACGCCGAGCGCGGCGCCGCCGCCGAGCGCCTGGCCGACGCGATCGCCCGCGACTGGGTCGCGCGCAACCCGCGCGAGGCGGACCGCATCGGACCCGCCATCGGCGCCCAGCTGCTCGCCCACGCCGGCGGCCAGGCGACCACCGGCTCCGCCAACGGGATCCAGACCGCCCAGCAGCTCCTCGCCGCGACGCAGGCCGCCCTGGCGGACGCGGCCCGGAGCCTCCCGACCGGTGGTTCGACCCGCCCGCGGTCCGCACCGCAGGTCTGA